The Streptococcus marmotae genome contains the following window.
TATAGGTTTCAGGCAACAAAACCGATTACCTTCATTCAAGTATTTAAACAAGTCGATGTAGCTACCACAGTCCCGTAAACCGTCGCTACCCGAATTTAGACGAGGATTGTCGGATTTTTACACATTGACAAGCCTAGAAATAACGGAGTGGGGAAAAGCGATTGCTAGAAAATCATGTTCAAGTCTCACGCTCTTCTACTCTTTACAAAGGAATTTTTATGCAGGATTTAACCCAAGGCAAACCAATTCGCGTGATTTTACGCTTTACTGTGCCACTGTTAATTGGCAGTTTTTTTCAATTAGCCTATAATTTTGCAGATAGTATTATTGTAGGACATACCCTAGGAAAGGTCGCTTTTGCCAGTGTCGGAGCTACTGGGAGCATTGTCTTTCTCATTCTTGGCTTTGCACAAGGCTTAACCAGCGGACTGACCATTGTCACTGCTCAACGGTTTGGAGCAAGCGATTTTGACGGAGTTAAAAAAAGTTTTGTCCATGGACTCTTTTATTCTCTTTGGGTTAGTCTTGTTTTGACCGTTTTAGCCCTCACCTTTCTACGTCCTCTACTCATTTTCATGCAGACTCCTGAGGAATTACTTCCCCATTCGCAACAGTTTTTAACAGCCATCTTTGGTGGGACGATTTTCTCTGTGCTGTTTAACTATCTATCTAATCTCATCCGTAGTCTCGGTGATTCAACTACACCGCTAATTGCTCTTATTATCGCCTGTTTCATCAATATTGCCCTTGACTTTCTCTTTATTTTAAATGTCGGATTGGAGGTATTCGGAGCAGGTCTAGCAACGATTACAGCTCAAGCCTTTTCTGTCCTTTATCTTGCCATTTATATTTATAAAAAAATTCCTTATTTCCATATCACGAAAGCAGACATTCGATTAGACCGAAAAAATCTAATCAAACATGCTCAATTAGGATTTCCCATGGCTTTTCAAGCTAGCATTATCGCTATTGGCGCCATTACCTTACAGGTCATGCTCAATCAATTAGGCACCAATGCTATAGCAGCTCAAGCCATTGCTAGTAAGACTGACCAACTCGCCATGCTCCCAATGATTAATCTTGGCTTGGCAGTCTCAACCT
Protein-coding sequences here:
- a CDS encoding MATE family efflux transporter, which codes for MQDLTQGKPIRVILRFTVPLLIGSFFQLAYNFADSIIVGHTLGKVAFASVGATGSIVFLILGFAQGLTSGLTIVTAQRFGASDFDGVKKSFVHGLFYSLWVSLVLTVLALTFLRPLLIFMQTPEELLPHSQQFLTAIFGGTIFSVLFNYLSNLIRSLGDSTTPLIALIIACFINIALDFLFILNVGLEVFGAGLATITAQAFSVLYLAIYIYKKIPYFHITKADIRLDRKNLIKHAQLGFPMAFQASIIAIGAITLQVMLNQLGTNAIAAQAIASKTDQLAMLPMINLGLAVSTFTAQNYGARLYSRILEGLKKAVLIDIAWAIIFAILLVAANRFFSRLFLADGNQEVYSLALVYYIINGSCYWILSILFVLRSFIQGLGRGFVPTLAGIMELVMRAGVAIAGLIYFGFYGVAAANPAAWIGSVLVLVPSSIILTRKLGQGQIE